A portion of the Suricata suricatta isolate VVHF042 chromosome 11, meerkat_22Aug2017_6uvM2_HiC, whole genome shotgun sequence genome contains these proteins:
- the LOC115272229 gene encoding olfactory receptor 1013-like, which translates to MERSNHTVTEFILVGFTTDPTMQLVLFVVFLGVYSLTVVGNITLMVLICNDSRLHTPMYFFIGNLSFLDLWYSSVYTPKILMTCISEDKSISFAGCATQFFFSAGLAYSECHLLAAMAYDRYVAISSPLLYAQVMSRRLCICLVIYSYTGGFVSAIILTSNTFTLDFCGDNIINDFFCDVPPLVKLACGVMESYQAVLYFLVAYNVITPTMLILASYLFIIAAILRIHSSQGRRKAVSTCSSHLVSVTLYFGSFLYIYSRPKTSYSLERDKMVSTFYTVLFPMLNPMIYSLRNKDVKEALKRLFQFTHSEV; encoded by the coding sequence ATGGAGAGAAGCAATCATACAGTGACTGAGTTCATTCTGGTGGGCTTCACCACAGACCCAACAATGCAGCTGGTGCTGTTTGTGGTATTCCTTGGTGTGTACTCGCTGACTGTGGTAGGAAATATCACCCTCATGGTGTTGATCTGTAACGATTCCCGGCTGCACACacccatgtattttttcattgggAATCTGTCTTTTCTGGATCTCTGGTATTCCTCTGTCTACACCCCAAAGATCCTCATGACCTGCATCTCTGAAGACAAAAGCATCTCCTTTGCTGGCTGTGCCACTCAGTTCTTCTTCTCTGCTGGGCTGGCCTACAGTGAGTGTCACCTGTTGGCTGCCATGGcgtatgaccgctatgtggccatttCCAGCCCTCTGCtttatgctcaggtcatgtcaAGGAGATTGTGCATCTGTTTGGTTATATATTCCTATACTGGAGGGTTTGTCAGTGCAATAATACTCACCAGCAACACATTCACATTGGATTTCTGTGGCGACAACATAATCAATGACTTTTTCTGTGATGTCCCACCCTTGGTGAAGTTGGCATGTGGTGTGATGGAGAGCTACCAGGCTGTGCTCTACTTCCTCGTGGCCTACAATGTCATCACCCCCACGATGCTCATCCTAGCCTCCTACTTGTTCATCATCGCTGCCATCTTAAGGATCCACTCCAGCCAGGGTCGCCGCAAGGCAGTCTCCACCTGTTCCTCCCACCTGGTCTCTGTCACCTTGTACTTCGGCTCCTTTCTCTATATCTATTCTCGCCCAAAAACCAGCTATTCCCTTGAGAGGGACAAAATGGTGTCCACATTTTATACTGTGCTGTTCCCCATGTTGAACCCCATGATCTATAGTCTAAGGAATAAGGATGTGAAAGAGGCGCTGAAAAGACTCTTCCAGTTTACACATTCAGAAGTCTGA